DNA sequence from the Carassius carassius chromosome 6, fCarCar2.1, whole genome shotgun sequence genome:
TTCAATATTTGCTTTAAATATATACTCCAACAATATTACCACAGGCCTAGTATTAAAACTGAAGTAATCTAGTTTCATTTTACTGTAAACAGTCAAAAACTATATTTACTAAATGGTGTAACTTTATGGTATATTATTCAGAGTTGCTAATGATGATGGTTGTTATCAGGCAGTAAAATAGCTatagtatgtatgtataaatagcatatgtatgtatgtgtgtgtgtatatatgtacacacacaaattTTCTATATGTAACTATCTGTGACATACTTTCCCTTGGCAGACTGTTTAGCAGTGATCTTTTCGGTTTCTTTACGGCCCATCTGCAGGTCATGGCGGCCAGCGATAGAGCCAGTCTGTCCTCCAGTCTGAGGGTTCCAGAATGTGATTTCACCATCCAGAGAGGCAACTGCCAACTCCTGACCATCAGGACGATATGTAACAGCGAGTCCTGAATAAAGACAGGAGAAAGACATCTCTAAATAACACATTCTTCTCTTTCCAAACCAcctgctcttttttttctctaaacagtTTTACATAAACCGGTCACTTGGGGAACTTGCCATCAGAGGTGAGCCGCAAGGTCTCTTTGGTCTGCCAGCTGTCCAGCATGTCCCACAGGCGGACTGTTTTGTCCCATGAAACACTGGcgagcacagactggactggactGAAGCACAAGTTGCTGACAGGACCCTCATGACCACTGAGCACCTACTCCAGCAGTAAAGAGTTACAAAGAATGCAATTACATATCAACTGCGAAGCTCAACAATGATGCTTGTACTGGAATGATTAGTCTTGGCTGAAAATGGACCAACAACCAAATCTTAAGCCTAACTATAGGTTTGCCAATAACAGTCATTTTTAATATTCAACCATTTACAGTACAACAAACCATAATGTTTTTTATTGACAAATTTATAACTATATACAAGGATATTACACATTGCACTTGTCACATGATCAGAAACGAGCATCCTAATTCGGTGTTATCTGACCTCTAGCAGTCGTCCAGTCTGCATGGACCATAGGAAGATCTCAAAGGAGTCCTGAGAGCCTGCACACACCAACTCCCCACTACTGTCCACCGCCAGAGAGGAGAACTGAGCCGGTCGTGGAGACGTCATGGTACGGAAGTTCCGGTACCTGAGAGAGGAGAATGAGAACAAAATGAGAATAAACAGAGAGCAGAGTGTTCAGCAGTGCAGAATGTGCATAGGAagcagatttctttttttattctttagagTGCAAAAACATACAACATAGGGTgaacacaaaatgacaacaaaacacaaaaacaacaacagcaatgatAGCAACAGCAATGAAAAATAAGCAGAAATGACAAATGAGTaattattaaaatagtaatagcatgtattataataataataataatattatattataaacaatgGTGATACTAAAGATGGTGATGATAATATTTTGTGTTGACGGAAATAGtaatgtcaataataataataacaatagtaatacTAAATATGGTGATgataatatatgtaataaaatattatcatCATCGCCATCTTTAGCAATACTATTGTTATTATcactattgttattattgttgttgttgttattaatgttattatattacTATTGATATTACTTTTGCTGTCAATACAAAATATCATCTTCAAGATAatgacatcccaagtctcccggaagttccgggagtctcccgcatattgaaagcggctccctgagacccgcaaattagataaaatctcccggaatctttaccgagcgagcaaaagcgcacatgcgaaacagatactgtgtttcaaaccgtttagcgcacgcacggcagagagggagagagagaccttgcgtgtgtgtgctaatgtgcgtgtgcgaagcgcatgtaagacagagagcatcctgattggcctgtttctgcaaatcaaccaatcaattgtcagtgtgggcgggcttttatctcttctcccgagtcctgaacacaattaatcagttatgtctatctagaaacaggagcaccatggcagagggagagtgccacaaaacaaaaaaaagtataagacacattttatggcagactacacgaaagtgtaccactgtcttataggtgtcaaacataatgacagtcttgctcaagcattgcccatgggggttatatgattgcaaaaggcatgttgaggtgagttgacaagtttcattaaatctgcatattattcaggctagttgccaaggctacatgaaaaccaCTCCTTAGACccgtttaaagttgcaatggaaaataaataaaagcagtttacataaattgtataagcagattatataaatagtaaaagtaatctacatctttaaacataattaacgaataattacataggcctataccttatagaaataatattttatgctttcagGCTAAGtgcagggaaggctgctccaatagATCTCAATTCTCCCATTCAGATAGACAAAGTCTCACTCAGAAGGTGAGTGATACTCTCAtgagatgtatttccttccttttggggggggggggggggggggggtggaaatacctccctgaaatgactttttgcaggttgggatgtctgagATATATTTCTACAAGCAATACTTTTACAAGTCTACAAGAGAGCTATAAATCAGAAATCTGCAAATAAATTGAGCGGTCTACTTTTAAATCACAATCAACAGATTCAAAACTCATTcaacacttttattattattaattaaataatcaaatttatcttatttatgatcacatttatatttacatgtttataatatttattttacatcccATAAGAGACTCAAAAAGAATATGAAAATAAAGGTTGAAGTAATAAACATAACAGGAAACCCAAGCATGAAGTATTGTGCAGCAGTGAGTACATGGTTGGAAATGGATAACAGTTGATACCTGTGCAGGTCAAATGCTCTAACAGTGCCATCTAGTGAGGCGCTGACCACCACAAAGCCACTGGAGTTGAAGGCAACATTAGTGACACTGCTGGAGTGTTCAGTGAACGTCACAAAACAGAGGCCACTGTTGGTATTCCACACTTTAACCTGGAAAGCAACAGTTTAATTGCATCTCTCTTATTTAATCTCATGACAAAAACCTATTGGTAGAAGACTTACCTTTCCATCATCCCCTCCAGTAACAAGATACTGACCATCAGGTGAATAAGCCAAAGAGTTCATGTTGTTGAAGTGTCCCTGCTGTTTGAACACATAGGACTCACTCTGCCATTCCCAGACCAGCAGCTGGCCCAGGCCTTTAACACGGGACGGAAACAAGGCATTACAGCACAGGACAGCATACTGTTGTGCTCTGATGAACAAACCTGGTTGAGAACAATACCTGAGCAGCCAAAGCCAATCCAGTCGCCAGTGGGATTCATAGCAATGGTAGAAATCCTCTGATCTGAAATACTAGATGTGATATTATGCTACATTAGCAGTATGGAATAAAGCCACAATCACTTGTGGCTAAGACTGAAGATACATTAAACACACAATACTCTGGTTGTAAGGGCTAGGCAAAAATTTAGCAATCTTCATCTGAAAGTCTTCTATATAATTTCTATAAAACACATCTTTCTATTGAATTGTCCTCGTGAGCtgcacacaaaaacatacattgtGAACAGTGCGGtctgattcaaaaaaaaaaaaaagctactggATATTTTTGACAAATATTCAATGGAAATATTACAAAcctgagtgagtgaatgaggtCAAATTCTGGCAGCTCATGCAGGTGGAATGCTCCAGATGCGAAACCGGTCACGAGGATACGTGTTTTCTTGTGGAAAGCTGCAGCGGTCAACTTGTTGAAATCACCCGACTTGTTAAAATAGTGCCTGCAATAAATGAccgatttaaaatgtaattacagagACATTAGAGCTTTTGCCATGTTTTATAACCAGAACGTTGATCTTGGTGTGAACAAGTCTAAAGAAAAGACCCATAGATTGAAGAAATAAGGagagtttcagaaaaaaaaaaaaaaaaaaaaactcacttgcTCCTTTGTGAATAGCGGACATTTTTGATGCCTTCCACTTGTTTGGGTGTATCTGCGTTTCCTTTAATCACATCTCCTCTAGTCTCTCCATCCTCCCCTACAATATCCTCAATGTCATCATCGTTGCTTTCCacttcttctctcttttttttctcctcctccaTCTTCTTTCTCTCAGAGTATTTTGGGCCCTTCTGTAAGTCCTCGAGCTCAGTGTCACTTTCCCATACACACAAAGTGCCCTCTTGGCTCACTGTGTACATCTGTGAAAACAAATGAAACAGCTTAAAGGTGGCATACGTGAGATCAGGTAtctgcaatgcaaaaacaaaCTTAACATTCACTCCTGTGCTACACAAACGCAGCAGACACTTTACAAACGTACATCTAAACTGTCCTTCTCAAAGAAGCAGCCCACTATGATGTCCTTATGACCTCCCAGCGAGTAGTAGATGAGATTTGCCCATCTCTCTGCTCCAAAGATCCAAGTGGTCATGTCCTTACTGCCCACAGCAAAGCACCTAGTTATCAGCAAAGAAGAGCAAGAATTTAATCGATCACATAAATACAGGGCATTCCCACCTGCACTGTTTGCAGTTCATTAAATTTCAAACATACTACTATGGAAATCCATAGAAAAGTCAGGACTAGAGCATCATGTGGTAAACCAGTATTCAAAAATGATCGATCCCTAAAATTAACAGTTaagccaaaaatgtaaatgttacagtTAAAACATAAACTTAGACTGCGggccatcaaagatgtaggtGAGTTGGTTCCTTCATgggacagatttggagaaatttggcattacatcatttactcaccaatggatcttctgcagtgaatggattcCTTCAGAATGTGAGTTCAAATGGataataagtgaagtgacattcagccaagtatggtgacccatactcagaatttgtgctctgcatttaacccatccgaaatgcacacacacagagcagtgaacacacacacacactgtgagcacacacccggagcagtgggcagccattttatgctgcggcgcccggggagcagttgggggttcgatgccttgctcaagggcacctaagtcgtggtattgaaggtggagagagaactgtacatgcactccccccacccacaattcctgccggcccgggattcgaactcacaacctttcgattgggagtccgactctctaaccattaggccacgactccccctaataataaaaacatcaaaataatccacaagtaatcaatgTGACTCCAGTCAATAAATCATCACAGTGAGAAGCGAAAAGTTAAGTGTTCCTAatgaacaaatccatcaagacatttttacttCAAACCATTGTTTCCAATAAGAGGCCCTCTATTCATAATATTACTCTCTCCAGTTTAAAAggtgtctcatctgaatcaggacaTCCAACAGATCAAGCAAAAACAggtctaaacaaatatgtgggtggattctAATATGAGAGGACAACAGTGGATGGACTTTTTCCACTAAGGAAAGTTATTACAGATTATGGATTTTTATTTtgtccagaagcaatggtttgaagtcatgtggatacttgtggattattgtaatgtttttatcagctgtttggactttcattctgatggcactcatTCACAGCAAAGGATgcactggtgagcaaatgatgtgatgctacatttcttcaaatccaAGAGGAAACaaactctacatcttggatggcctgagagtgaaaacattttcaacaaattttcatttttggctgaaatattcctttaaaattgcAAGGAAGTATAAAATGCACAATAAAACAGTGAATGCTTTTTGCTGCAGAATCCATACATTTAAGGATacggaaaaaaaatctgttacgcACTTGGAATCATCTGTCCAGTCGATACATGTCGTCTCATCAAATGGCCCATAATAACTCTTGTCTAATGCAAATGCATTAAACTCTCGGTTTCTTCCAGGTGCATGATACATTAGAGCCACGTTTTCCTTTGTTATCACAAACCTCCTTTAAAGAAACAAAGGAACAAGACCAGGGAAAATCTAATAA
Encoded proteins:
- the LOC132142479 gene encoding periodic tryptophan protein 2 homolog, producing the protein MKFAYKFSNLLGSFYRHGNLCFSKDGNSVISPVGNRISVFDLKNNKSETLPVSTTKNISCLGISPDGNLAILIDEDGAAILVSLVTRAVLHHHHFHSPVHSVSFSPDGRRFVITKENVALMYHAPGRNREFNAFALDKSYYGPFDETTCIDWTDDSKCFAVGSKDMTTWIFGAERWANLIYYSLGGHKDIIVGCFFEKDSLDMYTVSQEGTLCVWESDTELEDLQKGPKYSERKKMEEEKKKREEVESNDDDIEDIVGEDGETRGDVIKGNADTPKQVEGIKNVRYSQRSKHYFNKSGDFNKLTAAAFHKKTRILVTGFASGAFHLHELPEFDLIHSLSISDQRISTIAMNPTGDWIGFGCSGLGQLLVWEWQSESYVFKQQGHFNNMNSLAYSPDGQYLVTGGDDGKVKVWNTNSGLCFVTFTEHSSSVTNVAFNSSGFVVVSASLDGTVRAFDLHRYRNFRTMTSPRPAQFSSLAVDSSGELVCAGSQDSFEIFLWSMQTGRLLEVLSGHEGPVSNLCFSPVQSVLASVSWDKTVRLWDMLDSWQTKETLRLTSDGLAVTYRPDGQELAVASLDGEITFWNPQTGGQTGSIAGRHDLQMGRKETEKITAKQSAKGKSFTSLCYSADGESILAGGQSKFVCIYNIKEHVLMKKFEISCNLSLDAMEEFLDRRKMTEFGSLSLVDEGTGDGDGVALSLPGVKRGDMSSRRFKPEIRVSSLCFSPTGRSWAAASTEGLLIYSLDASLVFDPYDLDMDVTPASIRQQMRKKEWASAILLSFRLNEMPLIREVLEAVPYDQIRVVCSSLPDVYVDKLLNFVASTLEKSNHLEFYLSWAQCLLTLHGQKLKNRSGAVLPTVQQLLKSIQRHSDDLSKLCDWNIYNIRYAAALSKQRGMKRTAAESLSDEDEEVEEEVAVDSGGDEENIMNE